One region of Palaemon carinicauda isolate YSFRI2023 chromosome 40, ASM3689809v2, whole genome shotgun sequence genomic DNA includes:
- the LOC137631819 gene encoding uncharacterized protein — MAQVTGDPVIGTFNGKPGEFDLLSYIDDDGDLMDRLGINAPSPVMGENNLKLVDVNTSEYITLQPPTPQQDFGSNINQTCYYAIDTEEVSGFQGIAEVSDSNGCNNIGHVIQLDNTSHATTAVDSTAHIIINAPDNISPFVMETNDNTSPVVLNASSPVVLNASSPVVLNASSNSEPTVILAQEASNGVFFITGDSYNTPVNSVNLLGTQPVIPLTTTMSPGISGAPVESEIPCGSDASPMSIEQPNTPSPSPAKTGPTKPRTYRRQRVKKPKKYEIMEELVDPLEEKKRLNAINAKKNRDRKKDKLKDLGERVDAVTRERDMLRKEVEELKKREKQLREALLMKNYTGL; from the coding sequence ATGGCTCAAGTTACAGGTGATCCTGTCATAGGAACCTTCAATGGTAAACCTGGTGAATTCGACTTGCTCTCTTACATTGACGACGACGGAGACTTGATGGATCGACTGGGAATCAATGCACCCTCACCAGTCATGGGGGAAAATAACTTGAAACTGGTTGATGTGAACACCAGCGAGTACATCACATTGCAGCCACCAACTCCTCAGCAGGATTTTGGATCTAATATCAACCAGACATGCTATTATGCCATCGATACCGAGGAAGTGTCAGGCTTCCAGGGAATTGCAGAAGTCTCGGACTCTAATGGTTGTAACAACATTGGCCATGTAATTCAATTAGACAATACTTCTCATGCGACAACTGCTGTTGACAGTACTGCCCATATTATAATCAATGCTCCTGACAATATTTCTCCTTTTGTTATGGAAACTAATGACAACACTTCACCTGTGGTACTGAATGCCTCGTCCCCTGTGGTACTGAATGCCTCGTCCCCTGTGGTACTGAATGCCTCGTCCAACTCAGAACCGACAGTGATCCTTGCGCAGGAGGCGTCTAATGGAGTTTTTTTCATTACTGGTGACTCTTACAATACGCCAGTTAATTCAGTTAATTTACTTGGAACGCAGCCCGTCATCCCACTAACCACCACAATGTCACCTGGTATATCTGGAGCTCCAGTGGAATCTGAAATCCCTTGTGGAAGTGATGCATCACCCATGTCTATCGAGCAGCCAAACACGCCTTCCCCATCACCTGCAAAGACTGGTCCAACCAAACCTAGAACATACCGTCGACAGAGAGTGAAAAAGCCCAAAAAGTACGAGATAATGGAGGAGCTGGTGGACCCATTGGAAGAGAAAAAGCGACTGAATGCTATAAATGCCAAAAAGAATAGAGATCGAAAAAAAGACAAGTTGAAGGATCTCGGAGAAAGAGTTGATGCTGTCACTAGGGAAAGAGATATGTTACGGAAGGAGGTTGAAGAACTGAAGAAACGGGAGAAGCAACTTAGAGAAGCTCTTTTAATGAAGAATTACACTGGTTTGTAA